From the genome of Nitrospirota bacterium:
ATTTCCATCTTTTGTATTTTGCCTCTCCTCGAATTCAGATCTCCTATAATATCACCCATGTATTCTTCAGGGACTACCACTTCGATAGACATCATTGGCTCCATGAGCACAGGATTTGCCTTTGCGAGTGCGTCCTTAAAAGCCATAGAACCTGCGATCTTAAAAGCCATCTCTGAAGAATCAACCTCATGATATGTTCCATCATATAAAATTACTTTAACATCAACAACTGGATAACCTGCAAGTATACCATTTTCTGATGCCTCTTTTATACCTTTTTCTACGGCAGGTATATATTCCTTTGGAATGGCACCACCAACTATCTTATTTTCGAATTCAATTCCTTTCCCGCGCTCTATCTCTATACATACATGCCCGTACTGTCCCCTACCACCTGTCTGGCGGACAAATCTACCTTCTGTTTTTGATTTGCCTCTTATGGTTTCTCTGTATGCTACCTGAGGTTTACCAACATTTGCATTCACATTGAACTCACGCATCAGTCTATCAATAATGATTTCGAGATGTAACTCTCCCATTCCAGAGATTATAGTCTGTCCTGTTTCTGTATCTGTTGTTACTTTGAATGATGGGTCTTCCTGTGCAAGTTTATTTAAGGAAATCCCTAATTTTTCCTGATCTGCCTTTGTTTTTGGCTCAATTGCTACAGAAATAACAGGTTCAGGAAACTCCATTGTCTCAAGTATTATAGGGTGGTTCTCAGTGCAGAGGGTATCACCTGTTATTGCATTTTTAAGGCCTACAGCAGCAGCAATATCACCAGCGTATACCTCTTTGATTTCTTCGCGTTTATTTGCATGCATCTTAAGTAAACGTCCTATGCGGTCTTTAGTGTTTTTTCTCGTATTATAAACATAGGAACCTGTGTGGAGTTTTCCTGAATAGACCCTGAAGAATGTAAGCTGTCCTACAAAAGGGTCACTCATTATCTTGAAAGCCATCGCAGAGAATGGTTCATCATCGCTCGTCAGCCTCTGTACCTCATTACCTGTCCTTGGGTCTATTCCTCTAACTGGTGGTATATCAAGTGGAGAAGGGAGATAATCCACCACGGCATCGAGAAGTAACTGAATACCTTTGTTTTTGAATGCTGCACCACAAAGCACAGGGGTAATTTTCATTCTTATTGTTTCTCTCCTTATGGCTGATTTTAACTCATCTACCGACAACTCTCTGCCACTTAAGAATTTCTCCATCACTACATCATCAAATTCTGATAGAGATTCTATCATTTTTTCTCTGTATTCAACCGCCATTCCCATGAGGTCTCCTGGGATTTCATCCTCTATAAATTTTGCACCGAGTGTTTCGTCATCAAAGTAGATTGCCTTCAGCCGTACCAAGTCTATCGAACCCCTGAATTTTTCCTCTTTGCCTATAGGTATCTGAAGTGGCACAGGGTTAGCACCGAGCCTCTCTACCATGGAGTTCACACTCTGAAAAAAATCCGCTCCACTACGATCCATCTTATTCATAAATGCAATTCTTGGAACATCGTACCTGTCAGCCTGACGCCATACAGTCTCTGATTGTGGTTCAACACCTGCTACAGAGTCGAAGACTGCTATGACACCATCCAGTACTCTGAGAGACCTTTCTACTTCTATAGTAAAATCTACATGCCCAGGGGTATCTATAATGTTTATCCTGTAATCCTTCCAGAAACATGCAGTAGCAGCAGAGGTTATAGTTATTCCTCTTTCCTGTTCCTGAGGCATCCAATCCATCACGGCTGTTCCTTCGTCCACTTCCCCCATCTTGTAAGAGACCCCTGTATAATAGAGAATCCTTTCCGTTGTGGTTGTCTTTCCAGCATCTATATGTGCCATTATTCCGATATTTCGGCTTTTCTCTAAAGGTATGATTCTCGGCAATGTTTAATTCACTCCTTACCATCTATAGTGAGCAAAGGCTTTATTTGCTTCTGCCATTCGGTGCGTGTCTTCCTTCTTCTTTACTGATGCACCGGTATTGTTAAATGCATCAATTAGTTCAGCAGACAGCTTTTCTTCCATAGCCTTCTCACTCCGTTTACGAGAATAGGCGGCTATCCAGCGTAATGCAAGAGCCAGACGGCGGGCAGGTCTGATATCTACAGGAACCTGATATGAGGCTCCACCGACCCTTCTTGATTTGACCTCAACGGCGGGCTTAACATTCTCAACTGCTGTCTTGAATACCTTGAGCGGGTCATTTCCTGTTTTTGTCTTTATAATATTGAATGCATTGTAGCAGACCCTTTCAGCAAGACTCTTTTTGCCTTTTTCCATTATTATATTAATAAACTTCCCGACAAGTTTGCTATTGTACTTTGGGTCAGGTAGTATCTCTCTTTTCTGTACTTCTTTCTTTCTCGGCATCTCTCTCCTTAACTTATAACTTATGACTTATGACTTATAACTATATTATTTCGGTCTCTTTGCCCCATACTTAGATCTTCCCTGTTTCCTATCAACAACACCAAGTGAATCAAGGGCACCTCTTATAATATGGTATCTAACACCAGGAAGGTCTTTAACCCTTCCACCTCTAATCAGAACAATTGAATGTTCCTGAAGGTTATGTCCTACCCCGGGTATATATGTTGTAACCTCCATCCCATTTGTGAGTCGAACCCTTGCAACCTTTCTCAAGGCTGAGTTAGGTTTTTTGGGTGTAGTTGTATATACCCTTATACAGACCCCTCTCTTCTGAGGACATCTCCTCAGTGCAGGACTCTTTGTTCTCTTTTCAATAGGCGTCCTTCCATTCCTTATTAATTGTGCAATTGTAGGCAATTCAATATCTCCATTCTCTTTTTAGAGAAAAACTTTGCAAATATATCAGAGATGGTTTTTTTTGTCAAGATGTTTAATTACTAATACCCGAATTTCATCCGCATGTAGTAAGCGATAAAAAAGAATAGTACAGCGGCTATGAGCATTGATAACCCTATTCCCCCTCTATAGGCGAGTGTCCTTTTATCTAAATCGAGGAGTAATTTGTTGACACGTTCGTTAATCTTTGTAATAGTCTTTGGCGAAAAAAGAAACAGGATGCCAAAAAATGTAGAAAGTATTCCGAGCATACTGAATATGTATGACCATCTCATTGTACTACCTCCTTCCAGTGTATAAGTCTCAGTCTGTCTGTTTTGACAACAATTGCACGGCGCGAAAACTCCGATGTCCCCTTCCCACTAATAGTAGTTGTTGCTGTAATCCTATCATTATAACCTATATCCTTTCCTGTAATATCCATGATTGCCTCCCAGCAGTTATCCTGCCCTTGCATTCCCCCGGAACCAGCGGTAAAGGTTCCGAGATATACCTTTCCCTGCCCGAAGTTTGAACAGTCTGAATTTGTATCACTGCAAGATATTCCTCCACAACTGATTGCTGATGTGAATGAACAATTCCCACCATATGATGGAGGGTCTGCACTGTCCGCCTTGAAGAGCTCTACTGATGCATTCGATGGTGAACAACCTCTAACAGTAAGGGTGCTTCCAGAGAGGGATATCTGATTTATTACAGGGTAGTCAATTCCATTATTAGGCATACTTGTCTCACTATTGTCTCCATTGTTTGTGGTTACACCATCGTCATTGAAATCAATCCCCATACCCTGACCGCCTGTGCTATTCTGATAGATTGAGTTCTGTTGGATGTAAGTCTCACTTACACTAGAGCCATAAAGAACGATTCCCTTACCATTATTATTTATGGTGCAGTTCTTTATGTAGGCGAATTTTGAACTCGAAATCCATACACCGTATGTTGCATTATTACTTATTGTGGTATTAAGCAACTGGTTCTTGTCTGCATCGGTCTGCACAATAGAATCATGCCAGTAGACTCCTCTGTTATTGTTGGTTATGGTTGAATTCTGGATTGTATTTCTCTTTACATTATCAATCACAACACCATAGTTTGTATTATTTCTTATTGTAGAGCCATCAACGGTAAGGGTCTGAGATGAACTGTATATGCCTGTGTCAGAGCCCTCTATTGTAGTATTCTGAACTGTCGTGGCTGCAGCAGAACCTGAAGTATATAATGCATTTCCTGTAAAGTTCTGCAGTGTCAGGTTATTTATTATTAAATTATTGCTGGATGTATTGATACCTGTAGTAGTGCTGTTTCCACCATTTAATATCAGGTCCTGAAATGTTACACCTCCTACTGAAACAGTAAACGCTGTCCCAGCCGTAGCAAAGTTACTGATAGTATATTTTTGGCCAGCCTGACTCCGTATAATCATACCACTCTTGGGAACAGTATATGTCCTGTTATTTGCGTTGTAGCTTGCTACCCTTAGCTCTATAGTATCGTTAGGGTTGGCTTGACTCAATGCTCTACTCAGTGAACAATTATTACCAACAGAAGTGCAACCACCACTACCCTGACCAGTATCAGGAGCCGTATTGACCACTAACCGTGTCGCAGCGCTGGAGGTGCTGGAAAAGAAGAGTGAAAGTGCAAGCATAAGTAAAAGTGCATAGAACTTAACCGATACACATCTTCTAATTCGACTTCGCTTAACACAAGTCATTTTTAAACTCCCTATTTTCAAATAACCAATGGCCAATTATCAATAACCACTAAAAATAGGTCAGGCATCCTGCCTGATACTGGCATTTATCCGAGGCACGATGCCTCGGCTATTTTCTTCTTAATTCACATATTTATTATAACATTTTCTTAAAAGCAATATGTTCTTACCATGCACGTCATTATCTATACACCGATGCCTCTATCTTCCTCGTTGCTGTAATACTACCTGAGGCAGAGCCTGTTACTGTCATTAGTGCCTGGTTTGCGTATAGTTTTACAGCCCTATCAACGGGGTGTGAGGTAGCGGTTGTCGGGAACCCTGTACTAGGACTTATTGCACCCCTCCTGCAACC
Proteins encoded in this window:
- the rpsG gene encoding 30S ribosomal protein S7, whose product is MPRKKEVQKREILPDPKYNSKLVGKFINIIMEKGKKSLAERVCYNAFNIIKTKTGNDPLKVFKTAVENVKPAVEVKSRRVGGASYQVPVDIRPARRLALALRWIAAYSRKRSEKAMEEKLSAELIDAFNNTGASVKKKEDTHRMAEANKAFAHYRW
- the rpsL gene encoding 30S ribosomal protein S12, which produces MPTIAQLIRNGRTPIEKRTKSPALRRCPQKRGVCIRVYTTTPKKPNSALRKVARVRLTNGMEVTTYIPGVGHNLQEHSIVLIRGGRVKDLPGVRYHIIRGALDSLGVVDRKQGRSKYGAKRPK
- a CDS encoding right-handed parallel beta-helix repeat-containing protein, with translation MTCVKRSRIRRCVSVKFYALLLMLALSLFFSSTSSAATRLVVNTAPDTGQGSGGCTSVGNNCSLSRALSQANPNDTIELRVASYNANNRTYTVPKSGMIIRSQAGQKYTISNFATAGTAFTVSVGGVTFQDLILNGGNSTTTGINTSSNNLIINNLTLQNFTGNALYTSGSAAATTVQNTTIEGSDTGIYSSSQTLTVDGSTIRNNTNYGVVIDNVKRNTIQNSTITNNNRGVYWHDSIVQTDADKNQLLNTTISNNATYGVWISSSKFAYIKNCTINNNGKGIVLYGSSVSETYIQQNSIYQNSTGGQGMGIDFNDDGVTTNNGDNSETSMPNNGIDYPVINQISLSGSTLTVRGCSPSNASVELFKADSADPPSYGGNCSFTSAISCGGISCSDTNSDCSNFGQGKVYLGTFTAGSGGMQGQDNCWEAIMDITGKDIGYNDRITATTTISGKGTSEFSRRAIVVKTDRLRLIHWKEVVQ
- the fusA gene encoding elongation factor G — protein: MPRIIPLEKSRNIGIMAHIDAGKTTTTERILYYTGVSYKMGEVDEGTAVMDWMPQEQERGITITSAATACFWKDYRINIIDTPGHVDFTIEVERSLRVLDGVIAVFDSVAGVEPQSETVWRQADRYDVPRIAFMNKMDRSGADFFQSVNSMVERLGANPVPLQIPIGKEEKFRGSIDLVRLKAIYFDDETLGAKFIEDEIPGDLMGMAVEYREKMIESLSEFDDVVMEKFLSGRELSVDELKSAIRRETIRMKITPVLCGAAFKNKGIQLLLDAVVDYLPSPLDIPPVRGIDPRTGNEVQRLTSDDEPFSAMAFKIMSDPFVGQLTFFRVYSGKLHTGSYVYNTRKNTKDRIGRLLKMHANKREEIKEVYAGDIAAAVGLKNAITGDTLCTENHPIILETMEFPEPVISVAIEPKTKADQEKLGISLNKLAQEDPSFKVTTDTETGQTIISGMGELHLEIIIDRLMREFNVNANVGKPQVAYRETIRGKSKTEGRFVRQTGGRGQYGHVCIEIERGKGIEFENKIVGGAIPKEYIPAVEKGIKEASENGILAGYPVVDVKVILYDGTYHEVDSSEMAFKIAGSMAFKDALAKANPVLMEPMMSIEVVVPEEYMGDIIGDLNSRRGKIQKMEMRGSAHIIGALVPLSEMFGYATDLRSKSQGRATYTMQFSHYEEAPKNISDEIVAKVRGEVVI